Proteins encoded in a region of the Thermodesulfobacteriota bacterium genome:
- a CDS encoding NAD-dependent epimerase/dehydratase family protein yields the protein MRVFIAGVDGYLGWPLAMYLTKRGHTVAGADNYMRRDWVQEMSSQSASPISRMTDRLEAFRDSFDQNLRFFKGDLTNYNFVENAFRSFKPDAVVHLGEMPSAPYSMIDVEHTTWTQINNIVGTLNILYAMRDICPESHLVKLGTMGEYGTPNVDIPEGFFEIEYRGRKDRLPFPRQAGSWYHQSKVHDSNNVMFACRIWGLRSTDIMQGVVFGTRIDEMGDDQRLLTRFDFDQCFGTAINRFCCQAVIGEPITPFGKGGQRRGFLPLRDSMQCLTIAVENPPEKGEYRVFNQFQEVYGITELAEMVHRVADSLGIKSEIRPVENPRKEMEEHYYNPDHQHLFDLGYKPATDVESEIAVMLNDLRSWHDRIEARREVLIPDVRWDGRREKVSYIDAADKRGKIRAV from the coding sequence ATGCGCGTATTCATTGCAGGAGTGGACGGCTATCTCGGATGGCCGCTCGCGATGTATCTCACGAAAAGGGGCCACACCGTGGCCGGCGCCGACAACTACATGCGAAGGGACTGGGTACAGGAAATGAGCTCGCAGTCGGCCTCGCCGATATCCCGCATGACCGACAGGCTCGAGGCCTTCAGGGACAGCTTCGACCAGAACCTGCGCTTCTTCAAGGGCGACCTCACGAACTACAACTTCGTCGAGAACGCCTTTAGGAGCTTCAAGCCCGACGCCGTGGTCCACCTGGGCGAAATGCCCTCGGCGCCCTACAGCATGATAGACGTCGAGCACACGACGTGGACGCAGATAAACAACATCGTCGGCACGCTCAACATCCTCTACGCCATGCGCGACATCTGCCCCGAGTCCCACCTCGTGAAGCTCGGCACCATGGGCGAGTACGGCACGCCCAACGTAGACATCCCCGAGGGCTTTTTCGAGATCGAGTACAGGGGCCGCAAGGACAGGCTCCCCTTCCCCCGCCAGGCCGGGAGCTGGTACCACCAGTCGAAGGTCCACGATTCGAACAACGTCATGTTCGCGTGCAGGATATGGGGGCTCCGCTCGACGGACATCATGCAGGGCGTGGTGTTCGGAACGCGTATAGACGAGATGGGCGACGACCAGCGCCTGCTCACACGCTTCGACTTCGACCAGTGCTTCGGAACGGCGATAAACCGCTTCTGCTGCCAGGCCGTCATAGGCGAGCCGATAACGCCCTTCGGAAAGGGCGGTCAGCGGAGAGGATTCCTCCCGCTCCGGGACTCCATGCAGTGCCTGACGATCGCGGTCGAAAACCCGCCGGAAAAAGGCGAGTACAGGGTCTTCAACCAGTTCCAGGAGGTCTACGGCATAACGGAGCTCGCCGAAATGGTGCACAGGGTCGCGGACTCCCTCGGGATAAAATCCGAGATCCGGCCCGTCGAGAACCCCAGGAAGGAAATGGAAGAGCATTACTACAACCCCGACCACCAGCACCTGTTCGACCTCGGGTACAAACCCGCGACGGACGTCGAATCCGAAATCGCCGTGATGCTGAACGATCTCAGGAGCTGGCACGACCGCATCGAGGCGCGCCGCGAGGTGCTCATACCCGACGTCAGATGGGACGGCCGGAGGGAAAAGGTCTCCTATATCGACGCTGCCGACAAACGTGGAAAGATACGGGCCGTCTGA
- a CDS encoding UpxY family transcription antiterminator, with translation MPENTIQNAAPGENGGNSAAASEERNWYAVHTRSRHEKRAAWDLDERNVEAFLPLRETLCKWKDRKKRIQMPLFPGYLFVRIDPRDSLDVLGAKGVVRILGSSGVPVPVPEEEIDAARKLVRSGIPCAPFPYDFEGREAVITGGPLEGLRGRIESQRGGFRLILSVHLIRSAVSVEVGAGDVELL, from the coding sequence ATGCCTGAGAACACGATACAGAACGCGGCTCCAGGAGAGAACGGGGGAAACAGCGCGGCGGCGTCTGAAGAAAGAAACTGGTACGCCGTCCACACGCGATCGAGGCACGAAAAGAGAGCGGCGTGGGACCTCGACGAAAGAAACGTCGAGGCGTTCCTGCCATTGAGAGAAACCCTCTGCAAATGGAAAGACCGGAAGAAGCGGATACAGATGCCGCTCTTTCCGGGCTATCTTTTCGTCCGCATCGATCCGCGCGACAGCCTCGACGTGCTGGGCGCGAAGGGGGTTGTGCGCATACTCGGGAGCAGCGGCGTGCCCGTGCCCGTGCCCGAGGAAGAAATAGACGCCGCCCGGAAGCTCGTAAGGTCGGGTATTCCGTGCGCGCCCTTCCCCTACGATTTCGAGGGAAGGGAGGCGGTCATAACCGGGGGCCCTCTCGAAGGTCTCAGGGGAAGGATCGAGTCGCAAAGGGGCGGCTTCAGGCTGATATTGTCGGTCCATCTCATAAGGAGCGCGGTATCCGTCGAAGTAGGCGCCGGAGACGTCGAGCTGCTCTAG
- a CDS encoding polysaccharide biosynthesis tyrosine autokinase, producing the protein MEDDRYNELPNGKGRELKERPEPGLPAEPQTTIYTHMRPDDEMGIHEYLDVILRRKWIVISSLVVAVVTVLVASLVMTPMYQADITLEIAPDNPRITTFEEVVELDAPQAEFYETQYKLIKSKSLAEEVIKKLSLSENPEFSPEKSEKQSLISRAFSGMFEKRGKKSPARAAAEKKKEHQKLIDEFLSRVNINPDRKSRLVKVSFTSRDPEFAATVANTLGDQYIEWLLDRRLDATKSARKFLEKQLSQVKARLERAEEDLNEFAKKEDIISLDANMNLTYKQLSELNGALTAAENERLAKQAFYEDVIEGKYEYLPQVLNDPSIQELSEEYTRVKAEYDNMSVVYGPNYPDLKQLGAQVASMKKEIDKRITGIAESIKKDYLAAVRKEDIMKERTSEQNARASALNEKAIQYKILDREVETNKTIYQNLLQRVKETEVTSGIKATNIQIVDYAAAPLLPSSPNIPLNLALAVIAGLLGGVFLAFVTDHFDSTIKDEEELKHRFPIPFLGAIPVVSGSEASGLEKVVHTNPLSIVSEAFRVIRTSVLFSSPDHQPRSLLLTSSQPLEGKTTCSSNLAIAFTQSGYKVVLVDADMRRPRLTRVWRTAASNGAGLSTYLIGKYSLDDSIMPTEVDGLNIIYSGPIPPNPSELLGSNKMRELVDTLMERFDIVLVDGPPVLGFADSLLAARAVDGVLVVAGMGITQRKTLQMTLEELGKVHGKITGAIVNRLETASSRYRYNYQYHAEKNAKTLKISKPDSDALGA; encoded by the coding sequence ATGGAAGACGATAGATATAACGAGCTGCCGAACGGAAAGGGCAGAGAGCTCAAGGAAAGGCCCGAGCCGGGGCTTCCCGCCGAGCCGCAGACGACGATCTACACACATATGCGGCCCGACGACGAGATGGGCATACACGAATACCTCGACGTCATACTCAGGCGCAAGTGGATCGTCATATCGTCCCTCGTCGTAGCGGTGGTGACGGTCCTCGTCGCGTCGCTCGTAATGACCCCGATGTATCAGGCCGACATCACGCTCGAAATAGCCCCGGACAACCCGCGCATCACGACGTTCGAGGAAGTGGTCGAGCTCGACGCGCCTCAGGCGGAATTCTACGAAACGCAGTACAAGCTCATAAAGAGCAAATCCCTCGCCGAGGAAGTGATAAAAAAACTGAGCCTCTCCGAGAACCCCGAGTTCTCCCCGGAAAAGAGCGAGAAACAGTCTCTCATATCGCGCGCTTTCAGCGGCATGTTCGAAAAACGCGGGAAAAAGAGCCCTGCCAGGGCCGCCGCCGAAAAGAAAAAAGAGCACCAGAAGCTAATAGACGAATTCCTCTCCCGCGTGAACATAAACCCCGACAGGAAATCCCGGCTGGTCAAGGTGAGCTTCACGAGCCGCGATCCCGAATTCGCGGCAACGGTTGCAAACACCCTGGGCGATCAGTACATAGAATGGCTCCTCGACAGGAGGCTCGACGCGACGAAGTCGGCGAGGAAGTTCCTCGAAAAGCAGCTCTCCCAGGTCAAGGCCAGGCTCGAAAGGGCCGAGGAAGACCTCAACGAATTCGCGAAGAAGGAAGACATCATCTCGCTCGACGCGAATATGAACCTGACGTATAAACAGCTTTCCGAGCTCAACGGCGCCCTCACCGCGGCCGAGAACGAAAGGCTCGCCAAGCAGGCGTTTTACGAAGACGTGATAGAGGGCAAATACGAATACCTGCCCCAGGTCCTGAACGACCCCTCGATACAGGAGCTGAGCGAAGAGTACACGAGGGTCAAGGCCGAATACGACAACATGAGCGTCGTCTACGGCCCCAACTATCCCGACCTGAAACAGCTCGGCGCCCAGGTCGCCAGCATGAAGAAAGAGATAGACAAGCGCATAACGGGCATCGCCGAGAGCATAAAGAAGGACTATCTCGCCGCGGTCCGGAAAGAGGACATCATGAAGGAAAGGACGTCCGAGCAGAACGCGCGCGCCTCGGCGCTCAACGAAAAGGCGATCCAGTACAAGATACTCGACCGCGAGGTCGAAACGAACAAAACCATATACCAGAACCTCCTCCAGAGGGTGAAAGAGACGGAGGTCACGTCCGGGATAAAGGCGACCAACATCCAGATAGTCGACTACGCCGCCGCGCCGCTCCTGCCTTCCAGCCCGAACATACCGCTCAACCTCGCCCTCGCCGTAATCGCGGGGCTTTTGGGAGGAGTGTTCCTAGCATTCGTAACGGACCACTTCGACAGCACGATAAAGGACGAGGAAGAGCTCAAGCACCGCTTCCCGATCCCGTTCCTGGGCGCCATTCCGGTGGTATCCGGCTCGGAGGCGTCGGGGCTCGAAAAGGTGGTCCACACGAACCCGCTTTCCATAGTGTCGGAAGCTTTCAGGGTCATTCGTACGTCTGTCCTCTTCTCGTCGCCCGACCACCAGCCGCGCTCGCTCCTCCTTACGAGCAGCCAGCCGCTCGAAGGCAAGACGACCTGCTCGTCGAACCTCGCAATAGCCTTCACGCAGTCGGGATACAAGGTCGTCCTCGTCGACGCCGACATGCGCCGCCCGCGCCTGACGCGCGTCTGGAGAACGGCGGCGTCCAACGGCGCGGGACTCAGCACGTATCTCATAGGTAAATATTCGCTCGACGACTCCATCATGCCGACGGAAGTCGACGGCCTCAACATCATATACTCGGGGCCCATTCCCCCAAATCCTTCCGAGCTTCTCGGCTCGAACAAAATGCGCGAGCTCGTAGACACGCTCATGGAGCGCTTCGACATAGTCCTCGTCGACGGCCCTCCCGTGCTCGGTTTCGCCGATTCGCTGCTCGCGGCGCGCGCCGTGGATGGCGTCCTCGTCGTCGCCGGGATGGGCATCACGCAGCGTAAAACGCTCCAGATGACGCTCGAGGAGCTCGGGAAGGTGCACGGCAAGATCACCGGCGCGATAGTGAACAGGCTCGAAACGGCGTCGAGCAGATACAGGTACAACTACCAGTACCACGCGGAGAAAAATGCGAAAACGCTTAAGATATCTAAGCCAGACAGCGATGCTCTCGGTGCTTAG
- a CDS encoding polysaccharide biosynthesis/export family protein — MPKYAAITILLVFAVSCGMRQTPEAGIYGSARQADGGASGNLNKKLFSEAASKDASASGSVDHSNYTIGPSDLLEIKAMESEKFGTTERVDAEGNIKLPLLNEVAVGGLTPVEAEVRIETLLKEKGYIRDPHVNVYITEHQSKRVSVLGFVNEPGNYEIIGEMTLLDALAMAKGLAPDAGTLVYVTRKNAGREDNVIVDLDDMLKRKGTTGEINFALTPGDKVYVPEASNVYVDGAVQTPGSYPINEGETTVSQAIIMAGGLVSYANSGDISLVRDLGDGRKEVVKLDMDDINQGNAEDPILGEKDAIVVGASGIKSFFYGLNFNVFGFGGVGYNPPAR, encoded by the coding sequence ATGCCGAAGTATGCTGCTATAACGATCCTTCTCGTCTTCGCCGTCTCTTGCGGAATGAGGCAAACCCCCGAGGCCGGAATATACGGCTCGGCGCGTCAGGCTGACGGCGGCGCGTCCGGAAACCTGAACAAAAAGCTGTTCAGCGAAGCCGCGTCGAAGGATGCCTCCGCTTCCGGGAGCGTAGACCACTCCAACTACACCATAGGCCCGTCCGACCTTCTCGAAATCAAGGCGATGGAGTCGGAGAAATTCGGGACCACCGAAAGGGTGGACGCCGAGGGGAATATCAAGCTGCCGCTCCTCAACGAAGTCGCCGTCGGCGGCCTCACGCCCGTCGAGGCCGAGGTCAGGATAGAAACCCTCCTCAAGGAAAAGGGCTACATAAGAGACCCGCACGTCAACGTCTACATAACCGAGCATCAGAGCAAAAGGGTCTCCGTCCTCGGTTTCGTGAACGAGCCGGGCAACTACGAAATAATAGGCGAGATGACGCTCCTCGACGCGCTTGCGATGGCAAAGGGGCTCGCCCCCGACGCCGGCACGCTCGTATACGTCACGCGTAAAAACGCCGGCAGGGAAGATAACGTGATCGTCGATCTGGACGACATGCTTAAACGCAAGGGAACCACCGGCGAGATCAACTTCGCCCTCACCCCGGGCGACAAGGTCTACGTCCCCGAGGCGTCTAACGTCTACGTCGACGGCGCGGTCCAAACCCCCGGCTCCTATCCCATAAACGAAGGCGAGACGACGGTAAGCCAGGCCATAATCATGGCCGGCGGCCTCGTGAGCTACGCCAACTCGGGCGACATCAGCCTCGTCCGCGACCTCGGCGACGGCAGGAAAGAGGTCGTCAAGCTCGACATGGACGACATAAACCAGGGCAATGCGGAAGATCCGATACTCGGCGAAAAGGACGCTATAGTGGTTGGCGCGAGCGGCATAAAGAGCTTTTTCTACGGGCTCAACTTCAACGTATTCGGATTCGGCGGCGTGGGCTATAACCCGCCGGCCAGATAA
- a CDS encoding O-antigen ligase family protein, whose translation MSVAGARRSGEGARAVSLSGAADIFILTVVAAVLVLSPLPIGSVRPLPVMAIELLSFSTFLALLIKYGFESEAPFADARPYIPFLVFVGVCIFQVIPLPEWLLGVLSPAAAAVWDRAGETLAGFGFAGGGDFHTLSLYPWATVKRILFLLACLVFGIAVSRTVVTKRRLTFVLVPLFALLFFEASLGIYQYLASAGREDASGTFVNRNHFAGYLEMTFPLALGCVLAIGGGRVSVRGGLVKRLVSSGSFQKQALLLFVLGVIFLAVLFSRSRMGILCAVAALAFFSAASARLAGKGLNVKWALYAVLAVALVFALFAGLYPVAERYARLEESLPSRTLLWWDVLGMVRDFPVFGTGLGTFGYAFPLYKHAADAPLVYLHSHNDYLQILAETGIAGFAAIMTALALFALWSLRTLVGLSEGGDYGRFFIFLGAAAGVFSILVHSIADFNLHIPSNAVYFAFLIGLMYALGSRWREEEGHT comes from the coding sequence TTGAGCGTCGCGGGGGCCCGGAGAAGCGGCGAGGGGGCGAGGGCGGTCTCCCTTTCGGGGGCCGCCGATATTTTTATCCTGACCGTCGTGGCGGCCGTGCTCGTACTTTCGCCGCTGCCGATAGGGAGCGTCCGGCCCTTGCCGGTGATGGCCATAGAGCTCCTTTCCTTTTCGACGTTCCTGGCCCTCCTTATTAAATACGGATTCGAATCCGAAGCGCCTTTCGCGGACGCAAGGCCCTATATTCCGTTCCTCGTTTTCGTCGGCGTATGCATTTTTCAGGTTATCCCGCTCCCGGAATGGCTGCTCGGCGTTTTGTCGCCCGCGGCGGCGGCCGTCTGGGACAGGGCCGGTGAGACGCTCGCGGGGTTCGGATTCGCGGGGGGAGGGGACTTCCACACACTTAGCCTCTACCCCTGGGCGACGGTGAAGAGGATACTTTTTCTGCTCGCGTGTCTCGTGTTCGGGATAGCGGTGTCGAGGACCGTCGTCACGAAGAGGCGGCTCACGTTCGTGCTCGTGCCTCTCTTTGCGCTTTTATTCTTCGAAGCCTCGCTCGGGATATATCAATACCTCGCCTCTGCGGGAAGGGAGGACGCGAGCGGGACTTTCGTGAACAGGAATCACTTTGCGGGATATCTCGAAATGACTTTTCCGCTCGCGCTCGGGTGCGTGCTCGCTATAGGCGGGGGCAGGGTTTCCGTCCGGGGCGGCCTCGTTAAAAGGCTCGTTTCGTCGGGGAGCTTCCAGAAGCAGGCGCTTCTTTTATTCGTGCTGGGCGTAATCTTCCTCGCCGTCCTTTTTTCGCGCTCCCGTATGGGGATACTGTGCGCGGTGGCGGCGCTGGCGTTCTTCTCGGCGGCCTCGGCGAGGCTCGCGGGAAAGGGACTCAACGTGAAGTGGGCGCTCTACGCCGTGCTGGCGGTGGCGCTCGTATTCGCTCTGTTCGCTGGGCTTTACCCTGTGGCGGAGAGGTATGCGCGCCTCGAAGAAAGCCTTCCGTCGAGGACGCTCCTGTGGTGGGACGTTCTCGGCATGGTCAGGGATTTCCCCGTCTTTGGGACAGGGCTCGGGACGTTCGGGTATGCGTTCCCGCTCTACAAGCACGCCGCGGACGCGCCGCTCGTGTACCTGCATTCGCACAACGATTATCTCCAGATACTGGCCGAGACGGGGATTGCCGGGTTCGCCGCGATAATGACGGCGCTCGCGCTGTTCGCGCTGTGGTCGCTCCGGACGCTCGTCGGGCTTTCGGAGGGCGGGGACTACGGAAGGTTCTTCATATTCCTCGGCGCGGCGGCGGGAGTATTTTCGATACTCGTTCACAGTATCGCCGACTTTAACCTCCACATACCTTCGAACGCGGTTTACTTCGCATTTTTGATCGGGCTTATGTATGCGCTGGGGAGCAGGTGGAGGGAAGAGGAGGGGCACA